The Macaca mulatta isolate MMU2019108-1 chromosome X, T2T-MMU8v2.0, whole genome shotgun sequence DNA window TGGGCTCAGACACTACTTGTTTGGGATAAGTCTATTGTGTATTGCGAAAGTCCCTTCTGTGAATAAAGGactcagtgactttttttttttttgagacagagtctcgctctgttgcccaagctggagtgcagtggcatgatctcagctcactgcaacctctgcctcccgggttcaagtgattatcctgcctcagcctcccgagtagctgggacaagtgcctaccaccacgcccggctaataattattattattattatttgtattagtagagacagggtttcaccatattggccagggtggtctcaaactcctgaccttgtgatctgcctgcctcggcctcccaaagtgctgggattacaggcgtgcaccaccacgcccggcaaggGCTCAGTTACTTTCGAAGAGAGCAAAAATTGCTCTAAGGACTGGGATTTACAACCTCTGAAGATCGCAgcatcctgttttgttttgttttgactgaggctggagtgcaatggtgtggtcttggctctctgcaacctccacctcccgggttccagcgattttcccgcctcagcctcccgagtaggtgggactacaggcgcgtgccaccacacccggctgtttttttgttgttgttgttttttggggttttttttttttgtatttttagtagagacggggtttcaccatgttggccaggctggtctcgaactcctgacctcgtgatccgctcgtttcagcctcccaaagtgctgggattacaggcgtgagccaccgcacccggccagcatcCTGTTTTGTAAAAGCCATCTCAGGCAGTCTATTGGTGGGAAAATTAAGGGGCTGGCTTCACGGGGGCAGTCAGACAAGGGTGAGGGCTGAAGTCAGAGATGAGAAGGAATGACGCCAGGGAAAAACGTCGCATGACAGGCGGCTAGATGTTGAGCACAGAGGAGAAAGAGTAGGAGTCAGTGTCAAACCTTAAAACGTACGGTCTGACATCACGGACTGTGAAGGGTGATGACATCAGTGACGTGGGGGATAAAATGTCGGGCCTTTAAAGGGTACGAGGTTAAAGAACTAGAAGGTGAAGGAGGTTGACATCAGAGAATGGCAGGGACCTAGAGGAAGACGATTGCGATGGTGAGGAAGACATCAGATCCAGCGGGGGAAACGATGGCAAGGACGGGAGGATGATGTCAGGGACGGCAAGTAGTATGAGAGTGAGAAGGTTCCTGTGTGGGAGAGATCAAGGCAGCTCAGCCGGTTGTGGGGGGGATGCTGACGTTTAGGGTGCACCATCTGTGCAAAAGTCGACCCCATTTCCGGAAACACCCCATTTCGCAGAGAATACTGCTCCCTTCACTTTGCTGTCCCTTCCTCTCCCCCGCCACTCCGCCCCTGCTAGCCTCAGCCAATCAGCATGCACGCCGGGACGCGCAAGGGGAACGTTCCGGGACGTTCTTGCTACGTACTCTTTATCAATCGTCTTCCCGCGCAGACCAGTCCTTGTTTTCTGTGCTCCTCCAAGCTCGCCGTCTGTCCGGGTTTTTTACGTTTTAATTTCCAGGTAAGTTGCGTATGGCCTGCGGAACGGCGGCTCCTCGCCACACACGCGCCGCGCCGGCCGAGACCGGGGGATAGTGAGTGGGGAGAGTAATGGCCGCTGACACGTAGGCTTGGCTTTCTCTGGGGCGGGCGGGTCCCGTGCTGGGAGGTGAACATTTCGGTTAGTGGGAGGCCAGCGCGCTGTATCTGAGTGTGAGGCCCCTCGGGAGGGACTGGGTGGCGTCGGTGGTGGCAGTGACCACGCGACAGCCGACACTTGCTTTCCTTATCCCACGTGGCCGCCGCCATCTTGTTCTGCCGGCGTTGAGGGAACGCAGGGATGTTCTGGGCTTGCGCAGTGACACAAAATGACGGGCGTGGCGGCTGTGGATGTGTGAGCATGCGCAATAGTGGCCCCCTAATGGTGGCTGCGCTGAGCCAGCTCCGCAGATTACTACCTTATTGGCCTTCTTTCCCAGTTTCTCTGTAGTTACCCAtgttttgttcctcttttttttttttttttttttttttgagacggagtctcgctccgtcacccatgctggagtgcagtggcgcgatctcggctcactgcaagctctctcggctcactgcaagctgtgcctcctgggttcacgccattttcctgcctcagcctcccgagtagctggggtacaggcgcccgccaccacacccggctaatttttttgtatttttagtagagacgggctgtcaccgtgttagccaggatggtctcagtctcctgaccttgtgatccgcccgcctcggcctcccaaagtgctgggattacaggcgtgacccaccgcgcccagccattttgttcctcttttttattttctgtacttcTCTCCGCCTTCTGTCTCGCTATTTTCTCACGTCTCCATTTTGttcctccttcctgccaccattcTTCATGTTCTTCCCACAGGACTTGAACTGCCATGTCCTCTGAAGAAGGAAAGCTTTTCGTGGGAGGTCTCAACTTTAACACCGACGAGCAAGCGCTGGAAGACCACTTCAGCAGTTTCGGACCTATCTCTGAGGGTGAGACGGGCCAGACTCTCAATGGGGGTTGGTGAGAGAAAATCTGGGATCCTTGTATTTCAAGGAGTATTAACCGAAAAGTTAGGACCCACGCTtccatgttctttttcttcttaagcCTATGGTGTCCACTAAGGATGAGGGGAACCGTCTTCGGGATTGGTGGGAGGGCTCCGTTTTCCCTACCTACCGCCATCTCCTTTTCGGACCACCCTTTGCTACTTAACCTTTGTGGTGCTGACTGGTCCACATcgctccttcttctctccctctcataGTGGTCGTTGTCAAGGACCGGGAGACTCAGCGGTCCAGGGGTTTTGGTTTCATCACCTTCACCAACCCAGAGCATGCTTCAGTTGCCATGAGAGCCATGAACGGAGAGGTGGGGCCTCCTATCTGCAGAGGGACCTTGTCCCCATCTGCggcttccttcattctttttgtttttccttctgtgtctGCTCGGGGCAGCGTGGCCACCAAGCCCCGCAGTGCCCACTCACAGGAGCATGACTGCCTTTTGTTCTAGGGGGTGGAGGGCAGCGGCAGACAGAGCCTGGCCGCCTGGGAGGCGACGACTGGTCCTGCATGAGGCCGAGAAGCCACCTGTGGATGGTTGACCTGCCTTGGGCTTAGGTAGTAGAGTCTGCAGACCTGTGGGCCTGGCCCGGAGAGGACCTCGTGAGTCTTCTGACATGGACTCTGAAGCCTCAAACCAAGAGAGGTGTCTGTCTAGCCCTGATAGTCGGGCAGCTtagaggagtggggaggagaacTCAGCCTGAGTTCAGTCAAGATGTAAGTAGTAGCAAGGGGAACATGGTGCATTCAGGTCATTTTGTGTGGGATTCTATAGCTCCTGATGAAACCATTCTGGGGTAAAGGAGCTTATTCTGGAACATGGCACCCAGAACCTGGTGCCCAGCAGGAATTTTTGGCCTCTTTTGCCCACTTGCCCTTGCCTGCTCTTCCCTCACCACTGCCCTGACTGCCAACCTATCCTCCTTGTGTCTCCCACACTTAGTCCCTGGATGGTCGTCAGATCCGTGTGGATCATGCAGGCAAGTCTGCTCGGGGAACCAGAGGAGGTGGCTTTGGGGCCCATGGGCGTGGTCGCAGCTACTCTAGAGGTGAGTGCAGTGATAGTTTTGATCATGGGGTGAGAGGGAGAGTTGCCTAGGTGAGGACAACtgccatttaaatatttttctgttctagGTGGTGGGGACCAGGGCTATGGGAGTGGCAGGTATTATGACAGTAGACCTGGAGGGTATGGATATGGATATGGACGTTCCAGAGACTATAATGGCAGGTGGGTAGCCTCGGGGCTGGGATGTTCTGCTATTGATTCCCTCTCCTTAAGAACTCAGCGCCTGGGTTTTCATGCATACCACATCTTGCTGTTACTAATGTGTGCCTAAAACGAGTATGAAATTCAGCATTTTGAGTTAATTGTGTGGTCATATGGTTGTAACATGGTAAAGTATACACATGTTGTGCTGCGTGGGTTATATAACTATATTGCTTTAACGTGTATTATGATTTAAATACTGCATATTATGATTTAAATACTGCATATACATTGTATGCCATAAAACTGTTTACTATGATACTCATGCTTAACATATCGTGTTTTTGATATTTAAGGTTTATGTTATGACACATACTATAAAACATGACCCATATAATTAATGACAGTGGTGTATAATGCAGTCCcagaaaactgtgtgtgtgtggttttttttttcccagaaaccAGGGTGGTTATGACCGCTACTCAGGAGGAAATTACAGAGACAATTATGACAACTGAAATGAGACATGCACATAATGTAGGTGAGACTTGGATATCGGCATTGAGTAAACCTGTTTGTCACACTCTGTCATGACTGTCTCACCTTTTCTGGCAAGACTGCTCTGCATTTCTGCTGCCCTCATACCTCATCCAGCCAACCTACCAAACACCATTCCTAGGCCTTCCTTGCTCTCAGGTGCATGTCAGAGCACGTTTGCTAGGGGGTGGGATCTGAAAACCCATCTCCTATAATCCTCTAGTCTTGTGTGGGATGGAGGAAATGAAGGGGTGTCCCTGTTGTCCAACCCTCAGCATCTGTATCAGCTCTAGGAGGTGAGCATGTTGTCAGCTGTTTCTTCATGACATCACAATTCTccccctcttgctgttctcagaTACACAAGGAATAATTTCTGATCCAGGATCGTCCTTCCAAATGGCTGTATTTATAAAGGTTTTTGGAGCTGCACTGAAGCATCTTATTTTATAGCATATcaaccttttgtttttaaattgaccTGCCAAGGTAGTTAAAGATCTTTAACagttccatcttttaaaaaattttttctgccTATTTAAAGACAAATTATGGAACGTTTGTAGAGCctgagtgtttttctttttaccagtTTTTTAGTTAGACCTCTCAGGATTATTGGAGCTAGCAATAATTGATTCTGGCAagtttggccagactggtttcagaAAATTAATGTGTATCcaggacattttaaaaacctgtaCACAGTGTTTATTGTGGTTAGGAAGCAATTTCCAAACGTACCTATAAGAAATGTGCGTCAagccaacctgaccaacatggtgaaaccccatctgtactaaagataaaaaaattagtcctgcgtggtggcatacacctgtaatcccagctactcgggaggctgaggcaggagaatcgctggaaccccagaggtggagattgcagtgagccgagatcgcgccactgtactccagcctgggcaacagagcgagactccatctcaaaaaaaaagaaaagtgtatcaATAACATGATTATCCAGGGGTATTTTCTAATTCAGATAATCAAACTGATTATATAGAAGAGttgctttaaaatgtttgcaaatgtctttttttttttttttaatactggaagaaaaaatattctgttgTGTCTCATACAGTGCTTAGGATGTCTTTCACAGAGCTTATTAAAAAGATGAAACCTGAAAACCTGCTTTTTTCTTACTCAGCCCActttccaaattaaaaatgggggcagaggtgggccgatcacctgaggtcaggagttcgagaccagcttggccaacatggtgaaacccccgtctctactaaaaatacaaaagcagggcgtggtggcgggtgcatgtaatcccagctactgaggaggctgaggcaggagaactgcttgaacccaggaggtggaggttgcagtgagctgagattatgccattgcactccagcctgggtgacagaacaagactctgtctcagaaaataatggGGGCACATCAGTGAGAGGGAGGCTTGGAGAATATTTGGTTGATGGGTGGGCAGGGACTGCAAGGGGGTTAGGTGTACGTTGAGGCCTGAGGCCAGCTGGAATTGGGTTTCCTAAGCTGGTCTCTTACCTTAGTCCCGTTGTCTAATCATTGGGCTTGAATCTCCCTAGCCTCTGAGCGTTAGATGGGCACTGTCCTCACAGGATTGTTCTGAGACCATAAGCACCTGACCTCATGGCGTGAGCTAATCCCTATCATAAATAGTGGTACCAGTTTATTCCTTCCCCTGAAATGATGGGGGTTGGGGAAAGGTGCACTGGACTCATCTTTGTGTATGAGGGCCATGAGAGAGGCCTGGTTTGAAAACAGAATGCTAAGAGCTCATATACCAATATTTATGTGGGGCTCTTCTACTTCCCAGGTATTTGGGTGAGTCATTTTACTTCAGCCTcatgccattttacattttctgggGAGGGTTAGATTAATTGGCATATAAAGCCACTGATAAGAGTTGGCAAAGCTTTCAGTCACAGAGATTTGatcttttttggtgtgtgtgtgtcttgggtGGTAAGTTGGTGGTGATTTTGTAATTCTAGCTGGTCTTAGTTCCTCAGTTCTGCTCCCTTTAGTCATGATTCTTTCTAGTGGCTGTATTGAGGCCCCATAGGCGTTATCCCTCCATTTGTTCTAGTTTGGAACAGAGATATCTGTTCATGGCTTTCACTTGGCTAATACTGAGCCAAGTTACCACCAGCTCGCAAATTCCAGGACATTATTGTCCTGAGCTGCCTATTCCTTTGCTGGTGTGTTGTATTGTGAGTCTCAGTCCTGGAGGCCTGGCTCCTGAGTTTCCCAGCTAGTTGGGACAGGCCCCAATATCCCTTTTTCCTGTAACCCAGTCATGAATTTGCTTTGGCAGGTGGATGGAGACTCGGGAACTTCCACCTCACCCACTAAACCAGGCCCAGGCTGTGGGGCATTGTGGCTAAGCCCACCAGGTGGATACTTGGTCTGAGGAGGCATCCTATTCTGGGCCTTTGGGGAGCTAAGGTAGTGAGAATTGGCAGGAGGACTGTGAATGCCTTCTAGGTCGGGGGATTGGAGGGGGTCCTCTGCTCCCCACCTCTCAGGACAGCAATGTACCTCTCACCCCCGGTGTCAGCTGAGGTAGGATCCATAATCAGTAATATTCCTGCAACAAAATGACCCCCTAAGTGAAATCAATAAAGAccaaaatttatttgtataaCAGCTCTCAACCTGCTCTGCGCTGCTGTGTTTACAGTGTGCTTTCTGATCATCCAGCCCAGGGAGTCCCAGTCTCTGGCTGTCTATCAGCTCTAAGGAAGAGAGCCCACGGTTTTCTATGGTGCCATAGTCCCTGATGAATAAAGTTCCAGATTTGAGGTCAACCCCCCACCAACCTTGTTGGTCTACTTTGGTTTGACCTCAGCATCCAACTAATGCACATCTGTCAAGAACCCACTGAAGCTAGAAACCCCCCAAACACTCAAGGTACCTTGAGAACATGTACCCCAAGACCTGCAAAGACCAAACGCATGGCCTGTGACTACTTTCACTTTCAAGCCCTGGAACTTGTCTGTACCAAAAATCTAAACCATTCACCAGATCTCTTGTCAAGGTCCAGAATAAAGAGATTGGCTTTTGGTTTTCAATTAGGCTTTCAAGTCCTAAGCCCCACCCCTCCTAACCCACCTAGGCAGAAATCACTGCAGATCCTTGCTTCCtaatctctgcctcagtttcaAACTaacatccataaaatggaaataaccacCCACCCCACACGGGTTAggagtgttttgttgttttttgagacaggatctcactgtctcccaggctggagtacagtggcgcaatctcagctcactgtaacttccgcctcccgggttcaagcaattctcatgcctcagtctcccaagtagttgggattacaggtgcctgccaccatgcccaactaatttttgtattagtggagatggggtttcaccatgttgaccaggctggtcccgaactcctgacctcaagtgatcctcccgcctcagccttccaaagtgttgagatgacaggcgtgagccaccgcgcctgacctagGGGCTAAGagtattaaatgtaaaatgttaagaacaggccaggtgcggtggctcacgactgtaatcccagcactttgggaggccgagacgggcggatcacgaagtcaggagatcgagaacatcctggctaacacggtgaaaccccgtctctactaaaaatacaaaaaactagccgggcgcggtggtgggtgcctgtagtcccagctacttgggaggctgaggcaggagaatggcgtgaacccgggaggcggagcttgcagtgagccgagattgtgccactgcactccagcctgggcaacaagtgagactcggtcttcaaaaaaaaaaaaaaattgttaagagcAGACCAAGTTCATCAAACAGCTCCACACTCTTGTTCCATGTTCTGGATTGGGGAGTTGGGGGGGTGAAGGTGTAGAACTTTtaaagaggtttttaaaataagttgcTGTGAATACTTCAtgtgtataaaaaaaaaattgactgacAGCCAGTGTTCTGCCATTCTTACCTGCTTATCAAGACAAAACCTGCCCAAGTCCCTGCCCAGCTGCATTCCAAGTGTTTTCAAGTTTGATGGTAAGACCTGACCTGAGGCTTCTTACAACCTTTACTCAGTGGGAATAGGCATACAGTTCACtacaaaaatatttgtgtttactTAGAGGACGTGCCCTGGATCTGTGGGCCGGgcgagggggtgggggtggtcttTTCTAAATTGTTAAAAGCAGTTCATGCCgttattaataaacatttaatatgcTGTGAAAGAGTCCATTCGTTTTTTAATACATATATCCATTTACTCATTGTTCCCATGAAAGAGCCTTGTACGCAAACCTCCAAATGCCGAAGGAGCCAAGAAACAAGGCAGACAAAAATTGTTGGTAAAGGGTGCTTTACTGGGGGAACTTAGAAGCATGAcgtggggccgggcacggtggctcacacctgtcatcccagcactttaggaggctgaggcaggaggaacgcttgagcccagaagttccaaaccaacccgggcaacacagtgaggcacCCACCACCTGCCACCTGTCCCCTGCCCCTgttaaaccaaaataaaaattagccgggtgtgatggtgcacacctatggtcccagctacttgggaggctgaggtgggaggactgcttgagcctggaaggtctaggctgcagtgagtggcATTTTggcctgggtaacagcaagaccctgtctcaaaaaaacaaaaaaacgcatAAGTACATCTGTCAATATTTTATAAGATCAATTAATGCCCCTACTATAAGCTTGTTtagcaaatctttttttcttttttctttctttttttttttttaagatggagtcttgctctgtctcccaggctggagtgcagtggctccatctcggctcactgcaaggtccgcctcccgggttcacgccattctcctgcctcagcctccagagtagctgggactacaggcgccggccacctttttttttttttttttttttttttttttttgagatgacatcttgctctgtcacccagactggagtgcagtggcgtgatcttggctcactccagcctcgacttcccaggcttaataagcaatccccccacctcagcctccagagtagctggaattacagggatgcATCACCcatgcctaagcctcctgagtagctggaattacaggcacccaccaccatgcccggttaatttttgtattttcagtagagatgggttttcaccatgttggccaggttggtcttgaactcctaatctcaggtgatctgcccagtttggcctcccaaagtgctgggattacaggcgtgagccactgctcctggccttcctcttcaattttttgaaagaatttatGAAGGATTGGTACTCCTTCTTGAAATACTTGGCAGATATCACTGTGAAACCATCTtggtcctaggcttttctttgttgggagatttttgaTGAATGATTCAGTCTGCTTGCTTGTTAccggtctgttcagattttctattccttttttttttttttttttttttttgagacggagtctcgctctgtcgcccagcccaggctggagtgcagtggcgcgatctcggctcactgcaagctccgcctcccgggttcacgccattctcctgcctcagcctcccgagtagctgggactacaggcgcccacaaccgcgcccggctaattttttgtaatttttagtagagacggggtttcaccgtggtctcgatctcctgaccttgtgatccgcccgcctcggcctcccaaagtgctgggattacaggcatgagccaccgcgcccggcccagattttctattcctgagtcGGTCTTGGTAGAGTGTATATTTCTAGGAGTGTGtccattttttctaggttatccaatttgtgtatcagttgttcatagtagtctttagtaggcttattattattatttgagatagggtctcactctgtcacccaggttggagtgcagtggcacagtcacggctcactgtagcttcagcctcccagaattAAGtgatccttcctgcctcagcctcctggatagctgggattacaggcacacaccaccacgcctggctaatttttgtatttttagtagagatggagtttcaccgtgttggccaggctggtctcgaactcctgacctcaagtgatcctcccacctcagcctctcaaggtgctgggattacaggcatgagccactgtgcctggcaggtaggtcctttgtatttctgtggtttcacttgtaatgtttctgattttatttacttcgtttatgttttcaaaaaaccaactcttagtgtcattaatcttttctatttttttcatctatttcatttatttttgctctgattttgttatttccatctttctgctaactttgaacttcattctttttctagtcCCTTGAggtataaagttaggttgtttatttgagatctttatttcttttcttttcttttcttttttttttttttttttttttttgagacagggtcttgctctgtcacccaggctggagtgcagtggcaagatcacagctcactgcaacctccacctcctgggctctagggatcctcccacctcagcctcccgagtagctgagaggcacacaccaccatgcccggctaattcttttattttttgtggagacaagggtctcactatgttgccaaggctggtgttgaactcctggcctcaagagatcttcctggcggggtgcagtggctcacgcctgtaatcataacactttgggagaccgaggtgggtgaatcacttgaggtcaggagtttgagaccagcctggccagcatggtgaaaccctgtgtctactaaaaatacaaaaaattagccgagcgtggtggcaggcgcctgtaatcccagctgcttgagaggctgaggcaggagaatcacttgaacctggcagacggaggttgcagtgagcagagagagcgccactgcattccagacagagtgagactccgtctgaaaaacaaataaacaaaaacaaaaaacaaagcacaaacacatcttcctgtcttggcctcccaaagtgctggaattacaggcctgagccactgtgcccagccagaagagtattgtttaatttccacatatttgtgagtgttctgattttcctccttttattgatttctacttttataccattgtggtcagaaaggctcttgatatgatttcattcttcttaaaCTTGTTAAAACTTGATTTTGTGAAGGTTCATTATACCAATACTATTCTTTTGTGtaagtttgaaattttccattaaaagagtgaaaaagaaagcTATCAGGGATGTGGTTTGTTCCCCTTCCACATTGGTGTGGGCAGTGCAGACCCTCAGGTGTTTTCTGCAGGCTCACTGTGTCTCCCACAGCCCTCTCCTTAGTTACAGGCGTTTCTACTCCAAAGGCCTCAAGAAGCCCTGTTCTATAATTGCTACCTTCTATTTCCCGATATCTGACATTCATTAATAAAGTTGATatttgactgggcgcggtggctcacgcctgtaatcccagcactttgggagactgaggtgggtggatcacctcaggtcaggagtttgagaccagcctggccaacatggtgaaaccccgtctctactaaaaatacaaaaattagccaggcgtggtggcatgtgtctataatcccagctactcgggaggctgaggcacgagaatcacttgaacccgggaggtggaggttgcagtgagctgagatcacgccactgcattccagcctgggtgacagcttgagactttgtctcagaaaaactaaataaataaaaataaagaaagttgaCATTTTCCAGACACTAGCTCTAGAACCCTACTTGCTTCCCCTCCCCAGTGACAGCCCTCAGGACCCCCCTGGCTTCCTCAGGCAGAAAGACCATCCTTTTGCTGAGCATCAGAAGTC harbors:
- the RBM3 gene encoding RNA-binding protein 3; this translates as MSSEEGKLFVGGLNFNTDEQALEDHFSSFGPISEVVVVKDRETQRSRGFGFITFTNPEHASVAMRAMNGESLDGRQIRVDHAGKSARGTRGGGFGAHGRGRSYSRGGGDQGYGSGRYYDSRPGGYGYGYGRSRDYNGRNQGGYDRYSGGNYRDNYDN